From Pseudomonas sp. stari2, a single genomic window includes:
- a CDS encoding acyl-CoA dehydrogenase family protein: MHDLELTEDQVMIRDMARDFARGEIAPHAQAWEKAGWIDDGLVAKMGELGLLGMVVSEEWGGTYVDYVAYALAVEEISAGDGATGAFMSIHNSVGCGPVLNYGNEEQKQTWLADLASGAVIGCFCLTEPQAGSEAHNLRTRAELRDGQWVINGAKQFVSNGKRAKLAIVFAVTDPDLGKRGISAFLVPTDTPGFIVDRTEHKMGIRASDTCAVTLNNCSIPEANLLGERGKGLAIALSNLEGGRIGIAAQALGIARAAFEAALGYARDRVQFGKAIVEHQSIANLLADMQMQINAARLMILHAARLRTAGKPCLSEASQAKLFASEMAEKVCSSAIQIHGGYGYLEDYPVEKYYRDARITQIYEGSSEIQRMVIARELKNYQL, translated from the coding sequence ATGCACGATCTCGAATTGACTGAAGACCAGGTAATGATCCGCGACATGGCCCGGGACTTTGCCCGTGGCGAAATCGCCCCTCACGCCCAGGCCTGGGAAAAGGCCGGCTGGATTGATGACGGTCTGGTGGCGAAGATGGGCGAACTCGGCCTGCTGGGCATGGTGGTGTCGGAAGAATGGGGTGGCACTTACGTCGACTACGTGGCCTATGCGCTGGCGGTGGAAGAGATTTCTGCCGGTGACGGCGCTACCGGCGCGTTCATGAGCATCCACAACTCGGTGGGCTGCGGGCCGGTGCTCAACTACGGCAACGAAGAACAGAAACAGACCTGGTTGGCGGATCTGGCCAGTGGCGCGGTGATCGGCTGCTTCTGCCTGACCGAGCCCCAGGCCGGCTCCGAAGCGCACAACCTGCGCACCCGCGCCGAACTGCGCGACGGGCAATGGGTAATCAACGGCGCCAAGCAATTTGTCAGCAACGGCAAGCGAGCGAAACTGGCGATTGTGTTTGCGGTGACTGATCCGGATCTCGGCAAGCGCGGCATCTCGGCGTTTCTGGTGCCGACCGATACGCCGGGTTTCATCGTCGACCGCACCGAACACAAGATGGGCATTCGCGCCTCCGACACCTGCGCGGTGACGCTGAACAATTGCAGCATTCCTGAAGCGAATCTGTTGGGTGAACGCGGTAAAGGTTTGGCGATTGCCCTTTCCAACCTTGAAGGCGGACGCATCGGCATCGCGGCGCAAGCATTGGGCATCGCCCGTGCGGCGTTTGAAGCAGCGCTGGGTTATGCCCGTGATCGGGTGCAGTTCGGCAAGGCGATTGTCGAGCACCAGAGCATCGCCAACCTGCTGGCCGACATGCAGATGCAGATCAACGCCGCGCGCCTGATGATCCTGCATGCGGCGCGGCTTCGCACGGCGGGCAAACCGTGTCTGTCGGAGGCTTCGCAGGCCAAGCTGTTTGCTTCGGAGATGGCTGAAAAGGTGTGCTCGTCAGCGATTCAGATTCATGGCGGGTATGGGTATCTGGAGGATTACCCGGTGGAGAAATACTACCGGGATGCGCGGATTACCCAGATCTATGAGGGGTCGAGCGAGATACAGCGGATGGTGATTGCTCGGGAGTTGAAGAACTACCAACTCTGA
- a CDS encoding enoyl-CoA hydratase/isomerase family protein codes for MTAQASSPRTSSMDATPHEVLAEVRNHIGHLTLNRPAGLNALTLDMVRQLQQHLDAWAADADIHAVVLRGAGEKAFCAGGDIRSLYDSHKSGDTLHEDFFVEEYALDLTIHHYRKPVLALMDGFVLGGGMGLVQGADLRVVTEKSRLAMPEVAIGYFPDVGGSYFLPRIPGELGIYLGVSGVQIRAADALYCGLADWYLDSSKLGILDEQLDHLEWHDTPLKDLQNLLARHAVQTLPDAPLEALRPAIDHFFALPDVPSIVEQLRAVTVADSHEWATTTADLLETRSPLAMGVTLEMLRRGRHLSLEQCFALELHLDRQWFERGDLIEGVRALLIDKDKSPRWNPPTLAALHAEHVASFFHGFAESGS; via the coding sequence ATGACTGCTCAGGCTTCATCCCCGCGGACTTCGTCCATGGATGCCACGCCACACGAAGTGCTGGCCGAGGTTCGCAATCACATCGGTCATCTGACCCTCAACCGCCCCGCCGGCCTCAATGCCCTGACCCTCGACATGGTGCGCCAGCTCCAGCAACACCTGGACGCCTGGGCCGCCGATGCCGATATCCACGCCGTCGTGCTGCGCGGTGCCGGCGAGAAAGCTTTCTGTGCCGGTGGCGACATTCGATCCCTGTACGACAGCCACAAAAGCGGCGACACGCTGCACGAAGATTTCTTCGTCGAGGAATACGCCCTCGACCTGACGATCCACCATTACCGCAAACCGGTGTTGGCGCTGATGGACGGTTTTGTCCTCGGCGGCGGCATGGGCCTGGTGCAAGGCGCCGATCTGCGGGTGGTCACAGAGAAGAGCCGTCTGGCGATGCCGGAAGTGGCGATCGGCTATTTCCCGGATGTCGGTGGCAGTTATTTCCTGCCGCGGATTCCCGGCGAGCTGGGGATTTATCTGGGCGTCAGCGGCGTGCAGATCCGTGCGGCGGATGCGCTGTATTGCGGCCTCGCCGACTGGTATCTGGACAGCAGCAAACTCGGCATCCTCGACGAACAGCTCGATCACCTGGAGTGGCACGATACGCCGTTGAAGGATCTGCAAAACCTGCTGGCCCGCCACGCCGTGCAAACCCTGCCGGATGCGCCGCTTGAAGCCTTGCGCCCGGCCATCGACCACTTCTTCGCCTTGCCTGACGTGCCGAGCATCGTCGAGCAACTGCGCGCCGTGACCGTCGCCGACAGCCATGAATGGGCAACCACCACTGCCGACCTGCTGGAAACCCGTTCGCCGCTGGCCATGGGCGTGACCCTGGAAATGCTGCGTCGCGGCCGGCACCTGAGCCTGGAACAGTGCTTCGCCCTCGAACTGCATCTGGATCGCCAGTGGTTCGAACGCGGCGACCTGATCGAAGGCGTGCGCGCCCTGCTGATCGACAAAGACAAATCACCACGCTGGAACCCGCCGACCCTTGCCGCGTTGCACGCCGAGCACGTCGCGAGTTTCTTCCACGGTTTCGCAGAGAGCGGGAGCTGA
- a CDS encoding alpha/beta hydrolase, with translation MNETSLTVEDTRTALRQAQVTCVHDLAIESQGRSLPLRLYTPPGKGPFPVLVFFHGGGWVTGDLDTHDGFCRLMCEWAGCKVVAVDYARPPEHVFPAALEDCWTAFKWVTRQGAGSGLDSSAIAVAGGGSGGGMAAVISQRDTECDRPRICFQLLLYPLLDCHTRRRSHTKFAQGRGLTTDMLEWYLGHYLPPGTSRTDTRLSPLLSASLHGLPRTLIITCGHDVLRDEGRAYAAQLRKAGVTVKHKEFSGMRHGFMNYPAAHEEARRALLFCARTLQAQFCGK, from the coding sequence ATGAATGAAACCTCGTTGACTGTAGAGGACACCAGAACGGCGCTGCGTCAGGCGCAAGTGACCTGCGTTCATGATCTGGCGATTGAAAGCCAGGGCCGGTCACTGCCGCTGCGCCTATACACGCCACCCGGCAAGGGGCCGTTTCCCGTGCTGGTTTTCTTCCACGGCGGTGGCTGGGTCACGGGAGACCTGGACACCCATGACGGGTTCTGTCGGTTGATGTGTGAGTGGGCCGGTTGCAAAGTGGTTGCCGTTGATTACGCCCGTCCTCCGGAACACGTGTTTCCGGCAGCTCTGGAAGACTGCTGGACAGCTTTCAAGTGGGTGACGCGACAAGGCGCCGGTTCCGGACTGGACTCTTCAGCAATTGCAGTCGCAGGAGGTGGCTCAGGAGGCGGGATGGCCGCCGTTATCAGCCAGCGCGACACTGAATGTGACAGACCACGTATCTGCTTTCAGTTGTTGCTTTATCCTTTGCTCGACTGCCACACGCGCCGACGCTCCCACACAAAGTTCGCGCAAGGGCGTGGGCTGACCACAGACATGCTCGAATGGTACCTCGGTCACTATCTACCGCCCGGAACATCTCGAACGGATACACGGCTATCTCCTCTACTCAGCGCGTCGCTGCATGGATTGCCTCGGACACTGATCATCACCTGCGGACATGACGTTCTGCGTGATGAAGGCCGTGCCTACGCTGCACAACTGCGCAAAGCAGGTGTCACAGTAAAACACAAAGAGTTTTCGGGCATGCGCCACGGCTTTATGAACTACCCCGCCGCCCATGAAGAAGCCAGACGCGCCCTGCTGTTTTGCGCCCGGACCCTTCAGGCACAGTTCTGCGGTAAATGA
- a CDS encoding RidA family protein produces MKFKRVYSGAPWERLAGYCRAVKAGNTILVGGTVAFRKNGKPFKPGDAYAQTRRCLKIIEQALKQLGEDRSRIIATRMYTTNMDLLPEIARAHKAFFEGYPPTTMLLEVSRLVSPEYVIEIEAEARSGKGCGHE; encoded by the coding sequence ATGAAATTCAAACGTGTTTATTCCGGAGCACCTTGGGAACGCCTCGCCGGTTACTGCAGAGCCGTGAAGGCCGGCAACACTATTCTGGTCGGAGGTACGGTGGCATTTCGCAAGAACGGCAAGCCCTTCAAGCCCGGTGATGCCTATGCCCAGACACGGCGATGCCTGAAAATCATCGAACAGGCGCTGAAACAACTGGGTGAAGATCGTAGCCGCATCATTGCCACACGCATGTACACCACCAACATGGATCTCTTGCCAGAAATCGCGCGGGCGCACAAAGCGTTTTTCGAAGGGTATCCACCGACGACAATGCTGCTGGAAGTCTCTCGACTGGTCAGCCCTGAATACGTTATCGAGATCGAGGCAGAGGCCCGTTCGGGCAAGGGTTGCGGCCATGAATGA
- a CDS encoding cytochrome P450, with protein MSDPLLHLLQTPLFDPGKRHRLSLRAYMDLNIDRMRAIIGNGLMTNDMWLGQRYKSAFRLMLERAAFIGAWDYSLLACIVDHFIAGDALFAHGSQLQTAQYHQEICELGAVYAFGCTEIVSGSDVGNLQTTITYDPQNHCLILNSPTPQSCKFWIGNALHAAGVVMVLGRLIVNDVDEGLHWFRVRIREKANGPLLPGVSVTSCDPKGGIHANQVAGIRFSEMKLSPDAMMQRYARLSPDGVFTSEVPRKERLTCAMQTFIQERLFLIAGARGAAGMCVYLTYRFACHRLVRADDNNQPLLTRPLFRQRLYVEQLKVLALRLLEHAVLARFEACWHQPSRRTELHILAAIVKSTGTWLGLEVMRACRELCGSQGFHHDNQIITLCMDHEISTTFAGDNNVLCCQVARDAINRPRFASENIAQRIESQIVDQCRNAGEFTHRQAVALTCARALDLIIEEGKRHSLVSAETLQDIVGVFSSKLYDWGLVVGTELERHSTKAQLLLINKLLKPPSELVSAPIGKKDYVKRFTKPLYDNEPNFSNRNTIRNPYKAYAWLRENRPVYWCEHLHAWFLTRYSDVFAAQADSRRFSSDRMQQLIDSRVPGNKRMHVTEFIKLASGWMYSQDGKFHKASRQLLGNAFTPRSIESLRTVIQDITDRELSGLHGQTDLKTGFFDRIPALILARLYGMEDDEALNLRRWTRDIVMFLGGSQDADQGPEQAMEGIKEMYAWFAVLIEQRRRQPRDDLVSRVLESGQNSAASLDEVLAQIVFILVAGYTTSADQLSLGLLHLLKHPGQLKTLLADPTLIGSFIEEMLRFDPAGSLSHRVLMEDVTIGDVTMKKGQLVYLVRAAANRDPTKFPDPDNFDIRRPRNEHLTFGRGEHFCMGTALFRLEAEIVFTSLLKRFPHLHLIARRPGTWRNNNLQFRGLKTLPVDLGQES; from the coding sequence ATGAGCGACCCACTACTGCATTTACTGCAAACACCCCTTTTCGACCCCGGGAAGCGTCATCGCCTGTCGCTGCGCGCATACATGGATCTGAATATCGATCGTATGCGCGCGATCATCGGCAATGGGCTCATGACCAATGACATGTGGCTGGGCCAGCGCTATAAGTCCGCTTTCAGGTTGATGCTTGAGCGAGCAGCGTTTATCGGCGCCTGGGACTATTCATTGCTTGCCTGCATCGTCGACCACTTCATTGCCGGCGATGCATTGTTTGCCCACGGCAGTCAGCTTCAGACCGCGCAGTACCACCAAGAAATCTGCGAGTTGGGTGCGGTCTACGCTTTCGGCTGCACGGAGATCGTCAGCGGCTCCGATGTCGGCAACCTGCAAACCACAATCACCTATGACCCGCAAAACCATTGCCTGATTCTGAACTCTCCCACACCGCAGTCCTGCAAATTCTGGATCGGCAACGCATTGCACGCAGCAGGGGTGGTAATGGTGCTGGGACGTCTGATCGTCAATGACGTGGACGAGGGGTTGCATTGGTTCCGGGTACGAATTCGCGAGAAAGCGAACGGTCCACTCCTGCCTGGTGTCAGCGTTACCTCCTGCGATCCCAAGGGTGGCATTCACGCCAATCAAGTTGCCGGCATCCGTTTTTCTGAAATGAAGCTATCGCCGGACGCGATGATGCAACGCTATGCCAGGTTATCTCCCGACGGTGTTTTCACCAGTGAGGTTCCACGAAAGGAACGCCTGACATGTGCGATGCAGACCTTCATTCAGGAGCGACTTTTCCTTATCGCTGGCGCACGTGGTGCCGCCGGTATGTGTGTTTATCTGACGTACCGCTTCGCTTGCCATCGTTTGGTCAGGGCTGACGACAACAACCAACCTCTCCTCACCAGGCCTCTGTTTCGACAGCGACTTTATGTCGAGCAACTCAAAGTCTTGGCCTTGAGGTTGCTGGAGCATGCAGTGCTGGCGCGATTCGAAGCGTGCTGGCATCAGCCGTCCCGCAGAACAGAGCTGCATATCCTCGCGGCCATCGTCAAAAGCACCGGCACATGGCTGGGACTTGAGGTCATGAGGGCATGCAGAGAATTATGTGGTTCGCAGGGATTTCACCATGACAATCAAATCATCACCTTGTGCATGGATCACGAGATCAGCACGACCTTCGCAGGCGATAACAACGTCCTGTGCTGTCAGGTTGCACGGGACGCCATAAACCGGCCACGGTTTGCCAGCGAAAACATCGCCCAACGGATTGAATCGCAGATTGTCGATCAGTGCCGCAATGCCGGTGAGTTCACCCATCGCCAGGCGGTTGCGCTCACCTGCGCCCGCGCGCTGGATCTGATAATCGAAGAAGGCAAACGCCATTCGCTAGTGTCAGCCGAGACACTTCAGGACATCGTCGGTGTCTTTTCCTCGAAACTTTATGACTGGGGGCTCGTCGTAGGCACCGAGCTGGAGCGACACTCCACCAAAGCTCAATTGCTCTTGATCAACAAGCTGCTCAAACCACCGTCAGAGCTGGTGAGCGCCCCCATCGGCAAAAAGGATTACGTAAAGCGCTTCACAAAACCGCTGTACGACAATGAGCCGAATTTCTCGAACCGCAATACGATTCGCAATCCTTACAAGGCCTACGCCTGGCTACGGGAAAATCGGCCGGTCTATTGGTGCGAACATTTGCACGCCTGGTTTCTGACCCGCTATAGCGATGTCTTCGCCGCACAGGCCGATTCCCGGCGATTCTCTTCAGACCGCATGCAACAACTGATTGATTCCCGGGTGCCTGGAAACAAACGCATGCACGTAACCGAATTCATCAAGCTGGCGTCCGGATGGATGTACTCCCAGGATGGCAAGTTTCACAAAGCCAGCCGTCAGTTACTGGGTAATGCCTTCACACCGCGCTCCATCGAGTCCTTGCGGACGGTCATTCAAGACATCACTGATCGAGAACTGTCAGGTTTACACGGGCAGACCGATTTGAAAACCGGGTTTTTTGACCGGATTCCGGCACTGATTCTGGCCAGGCTGTATGGCATGGAAGATGACGAGGCGTTGAATCTTCGGCGCTGGACACGAGACATCGTGATGTTCCTTGGCGGCAGCCAGGACGCGGATCAAGGACCGGAGCAGGCCATGGAAGGTATCAAGGAGATGTACGCCTGGTTCGCTGTTCTCATTGAACAACGGCGCAGGCAACCCAGGGATGATCTCGTGAGCCGGGTACTGGAGAGTGGTCAGAACAGCGCCGCCAGTCTCGATGAAGTGCTGGCACAGATCGTGTTCATTCTGGTGGCGGGCTACACCACCAGCGCAGACCAGTTGAGCCTCGGCCTGTTGCATTTGCTGAAGCATCCCGGACAACTCAAGACTCTGTTGGCAGACCCGACATTGATTGGCTCATTCATTGAAGAAATGCTGCGCTTCGATCCTGCCGGTTCTCTGAGCCATAGGGTGCTCATGGAGGACGTCACCATCGGCGACGTCACGATGAAAAAGGGACAGCTGGTTTATCTGGTCCGGGCCGCCGCCAATCGTGACCCGACAAAATTCCCCGATCCCGATAACTTCGATATACGTCGACCAAGGAACGAACACCTGACGTTCGGGAGAGGTGAACACTTCTGCATGGGCACGGCGCTGTTCCGGCTTGAGGCCGAGATCGTGTTCACCTCGCTGTTGAAACGTTTTCCCCACTTGCACCTCATCGCACGCCGGCCTGGCACGTGGCGAAACAACAACCTGCAATTCCGGGGTTTGAAGACGCTTCCGGTCGATCTGGGACAGGAGTCTTAA
- a CDS encoding HPP family protein codes for MLARWLPAAINTRPTEWSRAAIGMALGTLFSVWACSQVFGIEVAYHLIGPLGASAVLLFAVSSGALAQPWSIIGGYLCAGVVALLVAHVLGRTLGSACLAAGMALILMCWLRCLHPPAGAVALTMVLADPMTIAMDWKALEPVMLSAACMLLAALAYNNLTRIRYPKRPAEPAPAVAPVDNQAITAEDLKRALADMEAFIDVTPEDLEQLIHASELHAKRRSISEVLSGRG; via the coding sequence ATGCTCGCTCGCTGGTTGCCCGCTGCCATCAACACCCGCCCCACCGAATGGAGCCGCGCCGCGATCGGCATGGCCCTGGGCACGTTGTTCAGTGTGTGGGCATGCAGTCAGGTGTTCGGCATTGAAGTGGCCTACCACCTGATCGGTCCGCTGGGTGCTTCGGCGGTGCTGTTGTTCGCGGTGTCCTCCGGCGCCCTCGCCCAGCCGTGGTCGATCATCGGCGGCTACCTGTGTGCGGGCGTCGTCGCGTTGCTGGTGGCCCACGTCCTCGGACGAACCTTGGGCAGCGCGTGCCTCGCGGCAGGCATGGCGCTGATCCTGATGTGCTGGCTGCGCTGCCTGCATCCACCGGCCGGCGCGGTGGCATTGACGATGGTGCTGGCCGATCCGATGACCATCGCCATGGACTGGAAAGCCCTGGAACCGGTGATGCTCAGCGCCGCGTGCATGCTGCTGGCCGCTTTGGCCTACAACAACCTGACCCGCATCCGCTACCCGAAGCGCCCCGCCGAACCTGCGCCGGCCGTGGCGCCGGTCGACAATCAGGCCATCACCGCCGAAGACCTGAAACGGGCGCTGGCCGACATGGAAGCATTCATCGATGTCACGCCGGAGGACCTGGAGCAGTTGATTCATGCCAGTGAGTTGCATGCCAAGCGGCGGAGCATCAGTGAAGTGCTTAGTGGTCGCGGGTAA
- a CDS encoding MFS transporter has product MATYSLVIRRLMIVSLTIVVSRAITSPLLTLFLSNKLGLNQQDVGLLLGIAVFIATLLALYGGYIIDRLEKRRLLILAMLSSAIGFVLLTFAKDLYLTTATLVITETASALFLIGSKAILSENLPMGQRAKAFSLRYTLTNIGYATGPMLGVVIAGVYPIAPFLIAAGIAFGSIFLMIGIPRDASPVAAISQPQSFLKTLITLKNDRTLIMFTFGCLLSTVVHGRFTLYLSQYLLVVEDSQRALQTMAALLACNAIAVILLQYQIGRFLNREKLRYWIAAGTSLFILGLIGFSLADSLVTWCIAMFIFTLGEMIIYPSEFLFVDTLAPEELRGSYYGAQNLAALGGALSPVICGFLLMHTPAPTMFYALSALTAMGGFLCFMSGQRVALLHK; this is encoded by the coding sequence GTGGCCACCTACTCGCTCGTTATCCGCCGTCTGATGATCGTTTCGTTGACCATCGTCGTCAGCCGTGCCATCACCAGCCCTTTGCTCACGCTGTTTTTGAGCAACAAGCTCGGCCTCAACCAACAGGACGTCGGGTTGTTGTTGGGCATCGCGGTGTTCATCGCCACCCTGCTTGCGCTGTACGGCGGCTACATCATCGATCGACTCGAGAAGCGTCGGTTGCTGATTCTGGCGATGCTCTCCAGCGCCATCGGCTTCGTGCTGCTGACCTTCGCCAAAGACCTGTACCTGACGACCGCCACCCTGGTCATCACCGAAACCGCTTCGGCGCTGTTCCTGATCGGGTCCAAGGCGATCCTCAGTGAAAACCTGCCCATGGGTCAGCGGGCCAAGGCGTTTTCCCTGCGCTACACCCTGACCAACATCGGCTACGCCACCGGCCCGATGCTGGGTGTGGTGATCGCCGGTGTATACCCGATTGCGCCGTTCCTGATTGCCGCCGGCATAGCCTTCGGCAGCATCTTCCTGATGATCGGTATTCCCAGGGACGCCAGCCCGGTTGCCGCCATCAGCCAGCCGCAAAGCTTCCTGAAAACCCTGATTACCCTGAAAAACGACCGCACGCTGATCATGTTCACCTTCGGTTGTTTGCTCAGCACCGTGGTTCACGGGCGTTTCACGCTGTACCTGTCGCAATACCTGCTGGTGGTCGAAGACTCGCAACGCGCGTTGCAAACCATGGCCGCCCTGCTCGCCTGCAACGCCATCGCGGTAATCCTGTTGCAATACCAGATCGGCCGCTTTCTCAACCGGGAAAAACTGCGCTACTGGATCGCCGCCGGCACCAGTCTGTTCATCCTCGGCCTGATCGGCTTCAGCCTGGCCGACAGCCTGGTGACGTGGTGCATCGCGATGTTCATCTTCACCCTTGGCGAGATGATCATTTATCCGTCGGAGTTCCTGTTCGTCGACACCCTGGCCCCGGAAGAACTGCGTGGTAGCTATTACGGCGCGCAGAACCTCGCAGCGCTTGGCGGCGCGTTGAGCCCGGTGATTTGCGGCTTCCTGTTGATGCACACGCCGGCGCCTACCATGTTCTACGCGCTCAGCGCGCTGACCGCGATGGGCGGGTTTCTGTGCTTCATGAGCGGGCAGCGGGTGGCTTTACTTCACAAATAA
- a CDS encoding MmgE/PrpD family protein has product MTERMQRLAQFCAETRFEDLPPALVEQAKRHILDTFGAALAGADSAVALQARQVFGAEPGTALVWGTTLGVGAGHAALLNGIAAHALELDDTGGCDHSGAVVLPAVMAALSLVDRPVDGREFITAVVIGYEIGRRVLEACGSYAAHNSAGWHSTATCGVFGAAAACARIFALDVGQTVSALGIAGSFSGGLWAFIHDGSQSKKLHSGRAAEGGLLAARFAREGVSGPSVLFDDVWGGFLKTLAPGSAQPDALDAGLGQVWKLARCSIKPYAACRGTHSAIDALGLLLEQLQVGADQVEDVQVNLCGFLLDMCGGRDTRSLAAAQMSLPYALAARLVHGHCRLEAYDEQPRNDPRIAQWLTRIRLEVDERLSEDGEPVVIVRTRDGREASLCVEVPLGAPGNPLSEAALEEKFFSLALRVISPVKAEPLLAQLWQLQTLDSVRDLEHLLTE; this is encoded by the coding sequence ATGACCGAACGCATGCAGCGGCTGGCACAGTTTTGCGCCGAGACCCGGTTTGAAGATCTGCCCCCAGCGTTGGTGGAACAGGCCAAGCGACACATTCTCGACACCTTCGGCGCAGCGCTGGCCGGGGCCGACAGTGCGGTGGCGCTCCAGGCTCGGCAGGTGTTCGGCGCCGAACCGGGCACCGCACTGGTCTGGGGTACAACACTGGGCGTCGGTGCGGGGCACGCCGCATTGCTCAACGGTATCGCCGCCCATGCGCTGGAACTGGACGACACCGGCGGTTGCGATCATTCCGGCGCGGTGGTGCTGCCGGCGGTGATGGCGGCGCTGTCACTGGTGGATCGCCCGGTGGACGGTCGCGAGTTCATCACTGCTGTGGTGATCGGCTATGAAATCGGCCGGCGGGTGCTGGAAGCCTGCGGCAGTTATGCGGCGCACAACAGCGCCGGTTGGCACTCCACCGCCACCTGCGGCGTGTTCGGCGCGGCCGCGGCCTGTGCGCGGATCTTTGCGCTGGATGTCGGGCAAACGGTGTCGGCGCTGGGCATCGCCGGCAGTTTCAGCGGCGGGTTGTGGGCGTTCATCCACGACGGTTCGCAAAGCAAGAAACTGCACAGCGGACGCGCTGCCGAAGGTGGTCTGCTCGCGGCGCGTTTTGCTCGCGAAGGCGTCAGCGGGCCGTCGGTGTTGTTCGATGATGTCTGGGGGGGATTTCTCAAGACTCTCGCGCCGGGTAGCGCGCAACCGGATGCATTGGACGCCGGGTTGGGACAGGTCTGGAAACTCGCGCGCTGTTCGATCAAACCCTACGCCGCCTGCCGTGGCACCCATTCGGCGATCGATGCGCTCGGTTTGTTGCTGGAGCAATTGCAGGTCGGCGCCGATCAGGTGGAAGACGTCCAGGTGAACCTGTGCGGGTTTCTGCTCGACATGTGTGGCGGTCGCGACACCCGCAGCCTCGCCGCCGCGCAGATGAGCCTGCCCTACGCCCTCGCCGCGCGACTGGTGCACGGGCACTGTCGACTCGAGGCTTACGATGAGCAGCCGCGCAACGATCCGCGCATCGCTCAATGGCTGACGCGCATTCGCCTTGAAGTGGATGAGCGACTGTCGGAGGATGGCGAGCCGGTGGTCATTGTTCGAACCCGCGACGGGCGTGAGGCGAGCCTGTGCGTCGAGGTGCCGCTGGGTGCGCCGGGCAATCCGCTGAGCGAGGCGGCGCTGGAGGAAAAGTTTTTCAGTCTGGCGTTGCGAGTGATTTCACCGGTCAAGGCCGAACCGCTTTTGGCGCAGCTGTGGCAACTGCAAACGCTGGATTCCGTGCGCGATCTCGAGCACCTGTTAACCGAATAA
- a CDS encoding polysaccharide deacetylase, with amino-acid sequence MADADNLWPARKRCAVVLTVDYNDIHGILTQAPEVAGRDKTLSVWRYGTQRGVERLLGLFRELGVRSSWFVPGIVAEENPQHIAAIQADGHEIACAGYRHQDYDTLDLAAQSAEIAKGCAALKAMTGVRPTGFRIPAGNGAPGFIEALKDHGIHWSSSWRGDDLPFLHPTAPEVVELPLHYELEDEPYFAFNLSPAVPPAQSRIASYSHTLGNLQMDFAGFHRFGLCYVLRLHPEIIATPGRIGVLRELLQGIQQHDDVWIATGAEVAQWWAQTAAPVAQDHPASVYERHYRDYLV; translated from the coding sequence ATGGCTGACGCTGACAATCTCTGGCCCGCCCGCAAACGCTGCGCGGTGGTGCTGACCGTCGATTACAACGACATCCACGGCATTCTCACCCAGGCCCCGGAAGTTGCCGGGCGCGACAAGACGTTGTCGGTGTGGCGCTACGGCACACAACGGGGTGTAGAGCGATTGCTCGGCCTGTTCAGGGAACTCGGGGTGCGCAGCAGCTGGTTCGTGCCCGGCATCGTCGCCGAGGAAAACCCGCAGCATATCGCCGCGATCCAGGCTGACGGCCATGAAATCGCCTGCGCCGGCTACCGCCATCAGGATTACGACACGCTGGATCTGGCAGCCCAAAGCGCGGAAATCGCCAAAGGCTGCGCAGCGCTGAAAGCAATGACCGGCGTGCGTCCGACCGGTTTCCGGATTCCTGCGGGTAACGGCGCACCGGGATTCATCGAAGCCTTGAAGGATCACGGCATCCACTGGTCGTCCTCATGGCGCGGCGATGACCTGCCGTTCCTTCATCCAACCGCGCCTGAAGTCGTCGAGTTGCCGCTGCATTACGAACTGGAAGACGAACCCTATTTCGCCTTCAACCTGAGCCCGGCCGTGCCGCCGGCGCAATCGCGGATCGCCTCCTACAGCCACACCCTGGGCAACCTGCAAATGGACTTCGCCGGATTTCACCGCTTCGGACTGTGCTACGTGCTGCGCCTGCACCCGGAAATCATTGCCACGCCGGGGCGCATCGGCGTGCTGCGCGAATTGCTGCAAGGCATTCAGCAGCATGACGACGTGTGGATCGCCACCGGCGCCGAAGTCGCGCAGTGGTGGGCGCAAACGGCGGCGCCGGTCGCGCAGGATCACCCAGCGTCAGTGTATGAACGCCACTATCGGGACTACCTCGTATGA